Within the Salvia hispanica cultivar TCC Black 2014 chromosome 4, UniMelb_Shisp_WGS_1.0, whole genome shotgun sequence genome, the region cttgctgttagatccattcagtgctataccacaccaacgtcatcttatttcagaaaggcttagaaataatcggactgacattgcaacctttcacgataggtagtcctAGCCTATCTGGGttatgaaattcttctttGTCTTTTGCAAAtcattgcatagaaccgattgtgttaccttaaagtggacgacgcccacaaccagtctactaagcaaaagacttagactttgtttgatTCTTATACattcaaatgtttataaaacatcttctaaatgcacaagcaaacacaatgtaataatatactgattttattcgtgcgaaactgctcgaataataccgaatcgggttaaaagtggattatagagttttacgtatacaagcaagattctattcgagcgaaacttgctcgaaacatgcttttcagtataccaaacctaacattgactgcatgcattggaagtggaaAAATTGTCCGACTGCTTGGAGGGGGCAACActtaagcggccacaaaggtggcggcccaacgcttatccttgaagcggtcgcCGATTAGcgcctatggatttggcatgcatatttcggtgttgTCGGATCCAACAACAACTTGAACGTGTTATATTTTTCACCACTcttcgatgatgttttgaatggtgtagcaccggcgatcgacttcaccgtcaacggaaatgcataccacatgggttactatctcgccgatggtgtctacccaaggtggtcgactttcgtgaagtcgttcagcaatccacaagagcaaagacggattctttttgcgcagcgtcaagagtctgctcggaaTGACatcgaaagagcttttggtgtccttcaaggccgattcaacattgtgaagtccccttctcggctttggtacgttaagaatatcgccgacatcatgtacacgtgtattatcttgcacaacatgattatagctgacgaaggaccgatggcggctaacttttacgacgaggatgaagccggaagctcaaccgcgaggtctcccccacgccgaggtgtgcatacgacggtgaacgagaggatggaaagaagacacacaatgcgcgatacaagagcccacactgagctacaaaaagatctaatcaatcacatttgggcgaaattcggcaacgagtagtgtaatttttaatttttaggattttaattgtgtaatttttaatttttaggattttaattatgtaatttttaattattttgtaatttgtaatagtatttcggatattttaatgcattttaatattgtggaaatgtttttatttaaattgaataatagaatggtgggacccttgagcttgtccttagctaagagcacggatgtgggtgttgtgctcttagctaaggacaagcagtaaaagtgggtccggacccacttccgtgctcttagctaagagcacggatggggatgctctaaattCAATTTGCAATTTCCCCTTCGTCGATTGGCTACCGGAAACAAGCAATTGCAACAGAATCGAACCACACCTTCTTCTGCTAAAGTAATTAACATATCTACAGTGCTGGAAATGTATGTAATTGCGTTGGTGGCTTGAAATTAAGCTATAACCAAGCCGGATTTATAAAATTCGATGAGAATCGCGACGCTGCAATGGGTGGAAATCGTACACAAGTTTTAGGGTTTTCGATGATGAATTCGATGGTAATGGAGACACTTGCTCAAACACACCCTTATGCGGCGAATCGCCGACGATTTGATATGGAAGACATGACAACAGAAGGCTCtcaaattgagaaatgagcaTTTAAATTGAggaaaaagttaattaattgatgttCCTCTCGTGATGATGTGGGCGGCGGGGTTGATGTGCAACGACGAGAAGATTTAGTGATGGCAATTGAAGAAAGAGGTGTACCAAAGAAGACTGAATCGTATaacaacataaataaataaataaaaaattaaagataaagaAATTGATGACGAGGAAGAAGATGGAGAATAATTAGGGGAAATATCGGTTCGGATCACCTACAACTTTTCCTACAATATCACCTACTCCACCCCTCACAAACATAAGTAATGGGCCCACCAtcgtattttatgtttgtgagggGTGGAGTAGGGGATGTTGCAGGAAAAATTTTAGGTGATCCGGAGTGGAGAAATATATTACACGTCATCAGTCGCTCAGGTGGCGCTCATATAGAGTCGCTCAGCTGAACAGTTCTCATATAAGTATATCTTATGGATTAATACTATAAAGTATTCATTTATATAAGTGTTTACGCACTTATACCTGGTTAGTAGTAcaatggagtattatactcCTTTTGTATcataaagatataaatatttaaaataatatgagaattaatgtacaattgataaagtaacaGAGAGGATGAGAATGATAGTTATAgtattagtggatagtgaacctcattattattattattattattattattattattattattattattattattattattattagtttttaattagttgtaaTGGTGAGTCATactggtataagttgtaaataaattgacgTATATGAGTAATGCGTTTGGAGACAcctttccataaatggaaatgtttatatttttataggacaagcgaaaatgaaaaatttacatatttttacgtgacgaagggagtattaagtgttatttaatatttaatatatttaaatttttgtttatttaaatgaattagatattaatcaaagtttgattttaaattcaagaaCAATTGAAATAAACACTGAAAATCCAAATTTGAATAGGTATTAATTGAGACCCTACATGAGTTAAATAAtctaatactattattatgaCCACATAAATGTCAttacttagaattttaaattattataatgatcattatatttttatatatagtagaattataaatcaatatactgtaaatatagatatttgtatatacattttcaatatattgtgAATAagatatttgtatatttttttttattatttacattattgtattagtatattataacGAGGTATGATTATTATGTCAATTCTAGTTAATTGGTTATAGATTTTCGATGACCCTATTACCGAAATCAAAACCGAATCTTATTCGGTTTCTACTCCAACTTGTTGATTGATAATCAACCGATTGATTTGTAGGAActtattgtatatttttgtaCCTTATCTGCTTTATTATCTTTCTTATCTTACTCTCTcatcactttaactatttcttactccctctgtctctaCCTGAGCGATACGTTTCATTTTTGCAAGTGtatgaaaaatgatactattaataaatagttaaagtgaaaagaaagtaaaatacgataaagaataatgtactccctccgtcccactcaaaatggtcacattcttgagtggcacgtgattttaggaagtgttgttaggtggaataaagtatagattaaaaatgtagttgaatattttaatgaggataGAGGAGAAAGGAagttatttccaaaattggaaagtggtCATCTTAATTGGAACAAACAGAAAAGGATAGGTGACCATCTTGAatgagacggaaggagtagatGAGTCCGCTTAATGGGACGGTGGAAGTATCATATTCAAAATGAATGCTAAAAAAGAAACACATCTACTAAGTGGGATagatggagtatatgttaTGATTTCACCTTCAAAATGGTAAATTAGAATATCGACAATATTTTGTTAGATTTATTGGATAAATTATGGAAACCGTGTATAGATGATAGTCTAATTGTAAGTACAATTGAAGGAAAAGAACAACAATAAGTGGAAGAAAGGAAAATCCTCTTTTCACAAGACAAATAGCAATATTACACAATGACCAATGCTTGCAGATTGACGTATtattcccaaaaataaaacaatttccTCTTATATTATAGAAACACCTCAAATCAAGTAGACACCAGTAGACACTAGTCATAAACTTATGCCAAGATGTGTGCATGTACTAGAAAAGAGTTGAGAAAAGACTAGCTTGTTGTTATGTTGTGTGTATTCTCCTATTTCAAATCCCACTTGTTTATAGACTAAAAAACCACTTGAAAAGCTTGCAATCAAAATACTGTACCTCTTAACAAAGCTGGAAGATACCTATATAAGTAAAAGGCCACAAGCCTGGCTAAAGGCCAATACTCCCTCATCTCCACGTTTCCAACATACTATTACTAATagtatttatctttttgtCATGTTAGTACGTAATAAAAACTTGCGCTACACTGGTTATACACCAAACAACTTTGTATTTTCTTCCTATATAGAGAACTTTGCACTATCTTTGATGATTACGATCGTTTTAGGTAATTAACCGAGGGAAAAGCTGGATCACTCAAACGATAGGCTTGGCATAAGGgtcataatttcatttttaatcgCAAAATGTAAGTTATTCAATCAATTTCCAACGATACAACTATATAAGAGCATCCTAaataggccagcaataggccagcaataggctagccattctctctccctgccacgtcagcagtactaaaaatttacctgccacatcagatttaggccagccgcaataaaaataattcaaaatatactacatttacggaattaaaattacgattaaattacggaattaaatttacgacacatatacgggaaaattaatCCTCCATtcaaaaaagtacaaagatttttaaaaaaaaagtacatgatttttttttaaaaaaaagggcttccacacacgagccccgccacgctctactcctcatcgccgtcgccgccgtcctcgccgtcgccgccgccgctgccgctgccgccgcccgtggtatctgagcccacgtTGGAACCCCCTAGCCGTGCCATCGCGACATCCAAATCaacccgcatgctctcgagcatcgagtgaagtaacatcttctccgtggggtcagtggcggtcctccaatcttggaagaccttgtacatcgaGCCTGcgtttggttacgcgaatggagagtgtactcgagtggggcgggtgggagggcggaggactggacctcgcggggcgataggggggatccgCCCCTCGCAGCCTGTTGCGCCCGCTTCTGTCCAACCGGGCGGGGGCGACCAGCaaatgaaggaggggatggaaactcctcggcatccagggggaggtcgtgggatcgccgctgctgccgctgtaGTCGCCGGTATAGTTCAgcctctgcttcttcggccacccagcgtcgcaccccgcacggaacttctcggagtccttcagcaACAAAAAGCACTCCCAAAAGTGGAACTCCTTGTACGTCCCCGCCAAGGGGAACCGACTCTcggctatcctccgggcgtcctCCTCATTCTGCCCACTAGTGAGccgacggagggcgttggcgtacaacgCCGAAAAACAGCCGACCGCGGCCCTGATGCggtcccaccccttccggacctcctcCCCGCTGAAGTCCTTCCCAGTGCGGGCAATGCCTCCCGTAGCGCAGCTctaatcttcgcccacatgttgacgacccgctggTTAGTATCAACTCTTAAAAATGGAgtcgaaatgaaaaagaaaaatagaaacacgGGAAATgcataaagaaaaataaaaatgaattttcccaaaaataaaCTTGGGCGGTGAAGGTAAGGCCCATTGACTACAgcccaccacactacacaaccGGCCACACCTCACTGTctaccaccaccaccaatATTCTATTTTCCAACCGGCGGGCGACGGCGCGTGAGGCAATTTGAAGATGAAGTTGAAGCAGTTGGAGAGCCTTCTCGGCTCAATTCAACAGTTCGAGCGCCCCAAGGTCTGTCTTATACCTTCTATCGGTTTGCTTTATCAATGATAAgtataatgatataatttcATGGCGCAACAGATTGAATTGGAGCAATATCCCACAGGACCCCACATCGCATCTCGCTTGCTCTACACTGTAAATATTATTCCTTTAATTTCCCTTTTACCTTTATCAGATGCCTAAATTACTGCACATTTTATTTGTGGCGGGTTGGATATTCTGTATAGGTTGACATTGGTTGTATCAGTACTCAATATTCGTTTTGTTAGCCTATTTTAGGCAGAGAATTCGTTCGGGGATTTGTGTGATAAGGTAGTGGCGGATTTCGGTTGTGGCTGCGGTACCCTAGGACTGGCTGCTGGTCTTTTGGGGGCAGAGTAAACaccttttcacttttttttaaaaaactctgtttggtttattttgaaattgatatgTAGTTCACATAATTTACTGTATCAGGCATGTCACTGGATTTGATATTGATCAGGAGTCTATTGAAATTGCTACCTCTAATGCAGATGAACTAGACGTACACTTTCTGTCTCTCCCCCTTTTTCCCTCAGCGTTGTGTACAGATATTGAGTTTTGTTAGTTTACTAATCTCCTTGAGTTTTTTCCTTGTAGTTAGACATCGATTTTGTTCAATGTGATATCAGGAATTTAACATTGTCAGGTAGTTATCTGAAACTCCCCACctcaaataaattactactaccgAATCAACTAAAGTTCCTGAAGGGATTGATGGGGATTACTAAAGTTCAATAAAATCTCTTTTACCTTTTAGACAATTGAATGCTGAACTCTATCACAGGGAAGCATCTGCTTGAGAGATGAGTAAAATGTTGACCATTGCTCTTGAAATTTGCACAGATCGACATATCGACACAGTTGTAATGAATCCTCCGTTTGGAACTCGGAAAAAAGGAGCAGACATGGAATTTCTCTCTGTGGCTTTGAAAGTAACTCCTTTCCTATATTGTAATTTGtctatactaattaattgcaAGATATGTTACTTGCGTCTAGTGTCTACATGTTACTTATCACTGGAATGCGGATTTGACAGGTTGCTTCCCGAGCAGTTTATTCCTTGCACAAAACCTCAACAAGAGATGTAAGTTCATTTACCTTTTGAAACAGAGGTTTAGTTGTCTCTTGGTTACATCATATTTCAGTTTTGTGTTGGAAGATTGGTGCTTTTTTTTAGTACttgtatttttgttatttctcatTGTTTACTACTTTCCCAAgaaatactattttttgtggttgCATATTTGATATTATGAAGTTTGCAAAATACTCTATTCATTCGCTGGTATCTTGAACTTGATGGTCTTCCATCCTGATTTGATACGGCACTTTCCTTTAGGCAAGTAAATTTTTATCtgattctctttttttcttggaGAATTTATTGGGAAAAaccatcattttatttacttctGTATAGTTGAGAGTGTAGCTTATTTTGACCTTTTAGCTTACTCACTGATTTTGATGTGGTCCATAAACTATTCACAAAACATCAGCTGGAAGTAGAACTATACTGATGTAGCTTACTGAGTCTGATCATTGATACTTTTAGGATGGTAGCCTGGTAGGGTAAAAGAGAAGTAATACTTATAATGTTACATCATTCACCTGTCCTCTTGGTGACGCACGCTGTCTGATAGGAATGCTAGGAGTTGCAAAGTGTTAGACAAGACAATGGTGTAACGCCTGAATTTTCTTTAAAGAAGCACTATCTTTTAACTATCTACTTCATTCATTTTGCCAGAATCTTTATATgcccttctttttttttttttttctatttgccATTGTGAACTGGTGCTAATATACATTGCTTAATTGGGCTTGttcttggatttattttttgaatgcAGCACATCAAAAGAACAGCATTGCGAGAATATAATGCTAGCAGTGCTGAGGTTCTGTGTGAGGTACATATGGATTGCATGCATTCTTTTGTGGGCTGAGTTATTTTCCTTTGGTAGTACTAGTAAATATGGGTTATACTTTTGCGCAGCTTCGCTTCGATGTGCCACAACTTTACAAATTTCACAAGAAAAAGGAGGTCGACGTGGCAGTGGATCTGTGGCGATTCGTTCCAACATCCAATCAAGGAAGGCATATCTAGCAGATTTGCATCCATTGCTTGTCACAAATATTCCCAGTAGGCAGAAGCCAACAATGCCGCCTTAAGATCTCGAATACGTGTGGAGGGGCTAGGGCTAAAAACTCattttaaatagaaatatgagACATGATGAATTCTTTGTGAAACATTATGAATTGTTCGCGCCCATGATATCGGTATTTAgccatgttttaaaaatcgggcTGGTGAGTGAACCGGAGATTAAGAATGGTGTGTTAAATGAATGGCGAATAAATTAAGacataataaataagagagatgaaaagagaataaaatactccattcgtccctcACTAAGTGAGATGGGgtatttcttttcggcatggaatataagaaaatgagTTTTTGTTAGTTAAGTGGacaataataaagtaagagaaagaataacgtagagagaaaaaagtgagAGAATGccaacaaaaagaaatgactcattGAACTTGGGCATCTTAAAAAGGAATATGCATCACTTAGCAAGGGACAGAGGGAGAAAGATGGAgttatttttggcaaaaatagaaataattcaattatcttagaattttttaaaataaaaaaaaatgactcaattaatatggaatggagagagtaatttttatgagtattttttagGGGTGACAAATCGTGCGCATTGGGTCGTTATCGGGTCAACATGATAACGACTCAACCCAATAAGGTCTAATCCGAACCCGACCTGTTAAGGAAACTGTAAATTCGAACACGAACCCGACCTGCTACCCTCAAACccgaacccgacacgaaccTGTTAACGACACGATACGATAA harbors:
- the LOC125219432 gene encoding rRNA N6-adenosine-methyltransferase METTL5, encoding MKLKQLESLLGSIQQFERPKIELEQYPTGPHIASRLLYTAENSFGDLCDKVVADFGCGCGTLGLAAGLLGAEHVTGFDIDQESIEIATSNADELDLDIDFVQCDIRNLTLSDRHIDTVVMNPPFGTRKKGADMEFLSVALKVASRAVYSLHKTSTRDHIKRTALREYNASSAEVLCELRFDVPQLYKFHKKKEVDVAVDLWRFVPTSNQGRHI